The following proteins are co-located in the Myxococcus fulvus genome:
- a CDS encoding FMN-binding negative transcriptional regulator translates to MYIPRHFEERDAERLLSLMTRHAFAVLVTMGEDGAPFATHLPFLVERDATGELRLLAHMALPNPQWRAFPAERDALVIFQGPHAYVSPTWYTTGSQVPTWNYATVHAYGRPRIIESRDEVLRILRDTAARYESGNAQPWTMEQSQEYVNRLLGGIVAFDLRVTRLEGKFKLSQNKGEADRKAVISALERSPFPGDGELAALMRSREEPG, encoded by the coding sequence ATGTACATCCCCCGCCACTTCGAGGAACGGGACGCGGAGCGTCTCCTGTCGCTGATGACGCGGCACGCCTTCGCCGTGCTGGTGACGATGGGTGAGGACGGCGCGCCCTTCGCCACGCACCTGCCGTTCCTCGTCGAGCGAGACGCGACGGGCGAGCTGCGACTGCTCGCGCACATGGCCTTGCCGAACCCGCAGTGGCGCGCGTTCCCCGCCGAGCGCGACGCGCTGGTCATCTTCCAGGGACCCCACGCCTACGTGTCGCCCACCTGGTACACGACGGGCTCCCAGGTGCCCACGTGGAACTACGCCACGGTGCACGCATACGGCCGGCCGCGCATCATCGAGTCGCGCGACGAGGTGCTGCGCATCCTGCGAGACACGGCGGCGCGCTACGAGTCCGGCAACGCTCAGCCGTGGACGATGGAGCAGTCCCAGGAGTACGTGAACCGGCTGCTCGGCGGCATCGTCGCGTTCGACCTCCGGGTGACGCGACTGGAGGGCAAGTTCAAGCTCAGCCAGAACAAGGGCGAGGCGGACCGCAAGGCCGTCATCTCGGCGCTGGAGCGGAGCCCTTTTCCGGGGGACGGAGAGCTGGCGGCGCTGATGCGCTCACGCGAGGAGCCTGGATAG